TTTGCGAGAGTGACTTGACATAGTCTTTGTGGTACAGTCACGACTGTCTCTACCTTTGCACAACGCTTTCGCAGACTGCCAGAATCAATTAGTCATTCAATGACGTGCTTCCCTAAATACCCATTAATAAAAAGCATGAAATCAACAGGGCGTTTTCTAATTCATAGTGCATACTCTCCTCCCTCTGCAACGCTTAACGGCTCTTGCGAGAGAATCGCGCAAGATAAGATGGTCTTGAAGCCGTCAAGACTCCAGCTGAAAGTGATTCACTAGAGGACCCCATAAATGAGAAATAATTCACCATTAAGAGTACATAGTATTCTCAGTCTTTTATCTGCCTTGTACCTTGTATATGAGCTTATGGTTTGATATCATTGGTTATGATCAATTGCTCAGTTTCCATCTCGCTAGTTCTTGGCATCAGAGCCCAACCCTGTGTATGATTCTGTACACCTTGTGTTGCGTTTCGCAAAGCCATGAAATGCAGTAATTTCCCCCTGCATGAATATATGTTCACGTTGAAACTGATATATAGTTATCAAAGGCCTTCTACTAGGCAGTAAGCAAGTCTTGATCTTTCCTCCGACCCATCGCACTTCGGCGTTGCTTCTCCCCGCCCCCGCCATTCGTCggatctcatcatcaactccacTCCTCGACTCTGATAACCACCACCAGCTTCTATCAACttctcactcactcactcattcACTAAGCTTCATCTTTTACTGCCACAACTCAACGTAGATTCACTCAAGTAAGTTTCACCTATGAGAATACCCTGTTAACACACAGTACTCATAATTCATAGCCCAGTGACACATACCCGCTATCGAGCACATCATCGTTTGTGATTACATATCATGTCTTCCCGTCCTTCAGTCGTCGGCCCAGACTCCGGCCCCGAGGCCCCTTATCCTCTTCACATGGAAGGCAAAGTGATTTCTGGTTTCGGCCGCGGCTCCAAAGAGGTACGTCTTCTTCCATGCATCACTTATTTTACTCACACCTCTTAGCTCGGCATCCCAACTGCCAACCTCCCTGTGGACGAGGCTCTCACACCATGGATCGCCAACATCTCCTCCGGAGTCTACTTCGGCTATGCCTCTCTCGCTCTGCCCACAACACACCCGGACATCCCATCGGCTTCATCCAACGGACCTCCCAAGTCTGACACAGAGGATGCTCTCCTCGCTGCCGAAGCCCCTGCTAACCCTCCTTTCCACATCTTTCCCATGGTGATGTCCATTGGGTACAACCCCTTCTACAAGAACACAGTTCGCAGCGCAGAGGTTCATGTGCTGCACAAGTTCACCGCAGACTTCTATGACGTGCCTATGCGTCTACTCATCCTTGGCTTCATTcgtgaggagaaggactACAAGAGTCTGGAGGCTCTGATCGAAGATATTAACTTTGATTGTGAAGTTGCAAAGAACAGTCTTGCCCGCGAGGCCTGGGCTCCTGCAAAGGGACGTGTTATTGGCGGTAAAGATCTTGAGGGCAAATTAGATGTCCAGTGGTTACTTCGAGATGCCTAGGATAGATCCAAGAGAAATAGAACATGGTAAAAAGTGGCCGGGAGTTATGGATAGATAGCAACATAGAAGAGATGGGATTTTTTTCAAAAGTCATGGTTGTTTCATTTCACATCTGCTGAACTACCTGGGTATCATGCGAAACCCCCATCTGCCTGACTTAGAGCACTACCAATAAACTATGCAGCATCAAAGCTAATCTTCTATGCAAAAGTGTGTACTCCAGatctttcccttctcttGCAAAGTAGCCCTCCCCTAAAGGCCTGGCTAGTATCTCATTTCGAAGAAAATAACCTCCAACAAAAAGGGAGAATGAACGTATTTCAGTTTTGCCCTCAGTCATAACTAGCTAAACTGCTAGTTGCTGTGGTCCTTGGTCTGGTAAATATCGCGGTAAGAACTGCACTTGAGTTAGCAAGGAAGAAGTCTTAAGGTACGAGATATTAGAACTCACATTCATTATAATCATCATGGGAATGTCAAAGACGTCTCGTTTGATCGTCCAACAATAAGTGCATTCAACCTTGCCATCCCTCTCAATCCTCGATATACCGTGCTCGCTGTCAATTCGCGTAACTCGGCTACTGAGGATGCTCGGCTGCACGTCCTTCTGAGTAGCATGATCGGGTTTGATGTCCATGCTCTGAGAAGATCGATACTTATTGAGTCGGCAACTTCTCTGTACCTTGCCGCGACTGTCCTCAAAGGCCAATTCCGCAAAATCTTGGTAAAACTCAACCACACTGTCATCATCCAGCAGCTCACCCAAGAAAACAGGCTGAGGTCGCCCGCCGCTCAAGTCAAGGGTGGCCTTTTGAGGCCGGGGCGTTGGCATGTCTCCCTGAGCATTGTTGTCTGGTGTGTTCGACCCATTGGTCGAACGCCCGCTGTAGGTATTGATATTGAGGTTTGGCTCTTTTCCGAGCAGCACCTCTTTTGTCCATCCTGTCAGCGCGATAAACTCTTTGTTGACAGCAGCGACCTCGCCCGATCTTCGGCAGACAATGGTCGGAGCGCAGCAATGCTGTAAAAAGTCATCATATTCTACCAACGTTCTTTGAAAGCACTTCTCCATGAAAATGAGATCCTGACGGGTCAGATCTTTGGTACAAGATATAAAAGACGGTCGAATCTCTCCAAGGGCTTTGGCGATTCGTAGTAGCTTGTTGCCGGGCAGACGGTTTCGTAGAACAGCCACCATGTTGTGGAACCCGGTTGTGTAAGGATACGGCTCTTTTACACTTTCGTAGATAGCGGCAGAGTCTCTTTGTCGCTTACCAAGATACGACTTGGGATTCGGCTTAGTACTCTTCGGTCTGTGTCGTTGTGCGCCAGGAACTGTAGGAATTCCAGCAAAATTATGGCCTGGTGAGCCTTCCATGCCTGCAACGGAATGGGGGCTGGCTGTCGCATCTGTACTTGGGCTGGCGAGACTTGTAGGCCCGGCTGCAATAGCATAAGCATGGGGTAGTCCGTGCTGGAGGTTTCCCTGGGCATATAGAGATTGGTTATTTTGGTCCATACCCGAAAAGTCGGCCCCTAACATGGGATGATCAAAGCCGTTTCCGTTGCTATTTGCATTTCCGAAGAGAGCTGCATAAGTGGCCTCGGTGGTTGGAGTCTGCGACAGGGAGTTCTCTCGCGGAGGTGTCTCGGCTCCAAGGGCCATCTTGTTAAGAATGCCAAACTCCCAGCCGGCGTATTGACTCCCAAAATTCAGACCTTCGAGGTCAAAATTGTACAGAGCAGGGTTACTGGGATCGAATAAGGCGTTGAAGTCCATATTACCAGCAGGTATAATATTGTTGATTGGAGCGTGCGCATTGCTGATCGGAGCCTGGAAGGATGTCGGGGACGTTTGAGGGTTGAAAGGTAGACTATCAATGCCTACAGGAGTCTGCGCGCCCGTTGAAAAGACCGGCAGTGTCGTAGTGCTCGCCTGAGAAAAGAAGTTGCTGCCAGTTGCAGACATACTATCTGACTGGCTGGCATTCGAATTCTGGCGCTGAGCGTTGGGCCGTGAGGGAGTAGGGTTGGGACTGGGGTTGTAATTTGGGCCAAGAACAGGCCGAAGGGCTTCCGGAGGAGCATCGTGAAGGTATTTGGCCTTCTTGCGCACACCATCCTGGCATGCATCAGCGAGGCCACGCTTGATGCACCTTTGGCACGGTCTCTCATCTCCTGGAAAGATGTCAGTTCGAAATCTCTTCTTGGCTGTCAAGCACGACGATCTCAACTATGACTCTTCTCCCACTGAAATGGGTAAAAGAAGCGCGCAAGGCAGTTTAGCAGCGAAAATACCGACAACTGATGGATTAAAGAGCCAAACTTCACATGGAGAAACGAGCTCAGGTCTTGATGATTGGCAAATTGCCAGCATTCGGTCGCTGCAAGGACACTTACCACAAGTCAGATGAGCTCTTTGACATGCAAAGCAGGCCCTTCGCGCCTTTTTTCTCCTAGGGCGCATAGGATCTTTGGGGTCGtacttcttcttgacctcggTGGTGCTCTCGGTAGTGCTCTGGTCGGTcatcttctcgtcttcttccttaaGAAAAGTTTCCGTCTCGTCTTCGTTCTCAGACATAACATCTGAGACCTCAGTGCTATTCTCCTCCATTTCGTGCGGCATGGTGTCTTAGGTTTTATATACAAGACCTGGAGACCGGTACAAGGTCTTGCGATAGCTGGAATATCCTCCTCTCAGCTTATTACAGCCCGAGACTTTATTTGGGTTACTGCACACAAGGCGGCTCGGATATGCGGGCTCCGATCTCAGAACCCTTTTTTGTTTCTCTCTTTCACCTTGTCCTCCTTTTAGACAGCTTTGCGAAACCACACTTATCCAAGCCGTGGTGGGACAACCAAGCAGGGACAAGTACGCCGTCGAATTGAAGTTACAATCAGTGCAGTTCAGAGTGACAACAACCCCCACGGTGGCGTGGCAATGCGCAGATAATCTTTCCCCTGATCTCCCTCGCTGATCGCTAACGCGTGCTGCGTAGGTGATGTATGTAAGATTAGGAACAACCTGAACTGCAATGCCCAGATGCGGCAGGACTATGGTGTTGGGCGCAAACGAGGCCAGAAGGCTGTATGCAGCCGTGTATTTGATGATCACGTCTCTGGGCTAATTGGGAGACCGAAACTGCTCGGTCAAGCTCGTATCGTAGAAGGGGCGTACTCGATAAAAGCCAATAAGTGGATAGGTATGATACGCAAAGAGGCGTCTTCGTGAAACATATATTGAGTCAATAGTAGGCCGCAGCGGCCGTGAGGCTCTGATTGTTGTCACCGAAGAAGgcggaggaggtggaggaggtagAATTCCGATTCGAGGAGCTTAGGTGATCGATGATCGCTAGATGCAGGAGAGTCGTCGGTCAGCGGTAGAGGCGGAGCTGTCTAAGGCGACACGGAGGAAAAGCAACGGCGACACGGGAGGTGAGAGATTTGGCGACTGTGAGGATGCGAATGACGACGGGGAAAGAATAGGATGCAGCTACCCGCGGGCCATGAGGAGTGGCTGCACCCAGAACCAGCACCAAAGTCAACCAATTTAAGCAGAAATTGGCCACTACAGCAACAGGAGAAGCTCACACGGCGTCGGCGACCGTAGAAGCAGGCTGTGGTGGCAGCGTGTATGTAGCGTTGTGCAAAGATGAGGCATGCGAGCCAGGCGCGGCGCGGGGGAGAAGTTGAGCGCAGATTGTGCGGAGGAGCCGGATCGCGATATAGATTGGGTTGAAGAGGGGGTATAAGAAAGGATACTGAGTCAACGTTGAGAGTAGAAGTCGAACGAGGCAATTCGCAGAATAAGTTGTAAGCAATGACTGGTCCAATTCAAGGTCAGTGAGAAGAGCCCAGTCAGGTCAGGCGACAGGGTGTTGTAGTGGTGGTAGTAGGTAGCATTGTGGGTTTTGGTGGTTGGTGGATTAGCAGACGCCACAGACTGGGCAGGGCAATTGGAggatgcagatgcagatgcaggtGTCTTAAGGTTGTTCCTGTGCTGTTTTTGCTTGCTCCAAGGTACCTGACCTTAAGCTAAAAGGTGGTCTACCTTATGCTGTAAGAATCGAGTGCGAATGCGTGCTACCTAGGTAGGGATCGCAGAAGTACCAAGTTTGCTGTGCCAAGTACCT
The window above is part of the Fusarium oxysporum f. sp. lycopersici 4287 chromosome 8, whole genome shotgun sequence genome. Proteins encoded here:
- a CDS encoding riboflavin kinase, encoding MSSRPSVVGPDSGPEAPYPLHMEGKVISGFGRGSKELGIPTANLPVDEALTPWIANISSGVYFGYASLALPTTHPDIPSASSNGPPKSDTEDALLAAEAPANPPFHIFPMVMSIGYNPFYKNTVRSAEVHVLHKFTADFYDVPMRLLILGFIREEKDYKSLEALIEDINFDCEVAKNSLAREAWAPAKGRVIGGKDLEGKLDVQWLLRDA